GATGCCTGATAGAACGGCAACATATACTGGTCGAAGCGCCCTAAAGACAGCGAGCTGGCGTTGGATTCGTATTGCAGAATGATGTTCATGTACCAGAACAACTGGCACGCCTGCCAGAATGTCTGTGGCTTATGTTCGGCGTTATGGCGGGAGATCTCCGCGATAGTCAGCAGTTCTTCGCGACGCTGGGCATCAGTGCAGTTTGCCGCCATCGTTTCCGCCAGTTCGGCGTAACGCAAAATGTGTTTCTGCGAGGCTTCGAGCAATAACAGCGCAGCCTGATAAAAGTGATTCTCCGGCTGTTGCTGGCAATGTTGCTGCATCTGCGCCACCAGCTCACCCAGCCCGTGATTCAGCAGGCGCGGGTAATCAATAATGATGTGCCCCTGGCCTTTATCTGTCTGGTTGATACTGAAAATCTGCGTGCTGGTCGCGACTTTTACTTCATCCGTCATCTGCCCGTTGATGAAATCTTTCATCGAACGTTTTTCCCAGTATGGGAACAGCTCTTCGCGGTAGATACGTTTATCTTCTTCACTAATGGCAAAGCGGTCCTGCGGTCGCGTCGGAAATTGATCCAGCTCTTTCAGCAGCCAGTAAGGGTCCATTTCCGGCGACATAATCCCGGCGCGCGGTTTTACGGTACGGTTACCAGCAATCAGTTCTTCATCACGAATCGAAATTTCAACATGTTCAAGGATATACGCTGTTGCTTTCGCCCGGCGCAATATCACTGGTTCGCCTTCGGTTTGCCGATGGCTGGCGGTATAAAGCAGCGCCCGCTCCAGCGAGATTTCACGGGTATTAGCAAACAGTGCAGTTTTAAGGCGAGAGATACGATTCGTCATGAGGAACTCCTGTGGGAAAGCGAACCCGCCCTTACGGGCGGGATAAGAACTTAAGCGGTTTGCGCCAGGTGAGCTTCAATTTTGCTCATAATGGCATCAGCGCGTTTTACCGCGTCGCTGATGTTGACGCGCACAATGGTCTTGCCAGCAAAACGCTCTTCAAACTTGATGCCGATATCTTTGGTCAGAATCACCATATCGGCGCTCGCCACGTCTTCCGCAGTCAGTTCATTTTCCAGACCAATCGAGCCCTGAGTTTCTACTTTCACTTCCCAACCTTTCGCTTTCGCAGCGCTTTCAAGCGCCTCTGCCGCCATATAAGTATGGGCAACACCAGATGGACATGCGGTTACTGCAATAATTTTCGTCATGGCTCGTTCCTCAATTAATTAATTTCAAAATCCAGATCCAGGTCGTCTTCCTTCTCATCAGTCGAAGGCCCATTTTTACGCGCCAGACTTTTCAGCACGTTCACACAAACTGCTGTCACTACTGCGATATAACCCAGCTTGCCTTCAACCACCGGCAGCACAATCAGACCACCCCAGCCTGCATAGCACTGCGCACCGACCAGCGCCGCAGTTACTGCACCACAAACTGAACCGACCATGATGGAAGGAATGACACGCAGCGGATCGGCAGCGGCGAAAGGAATCGCCCCTTCAGTAACACCAACGCACCCCATCACCAGCGCCGCTTTGCCGGTTTCGCGCTCTTCTGCAGAGAAATTTTTACGACCAATCAGCGTCGCCAGCCCCATGCCCAACGGTGGAACACAAATCCCAACAGCGGCAATAGCCACCACGGTATAAACACCCTGAGCAACGCAAATCAGCATGAAGGCATAGGCCACTTTGTTAACCGGACCGCCCATATCGAACGCCAGCATCAGCCCCATGATCACCGCCAGCATAACAATGCTGCCCTGCTGCATCCCCTGTAGCCACTGAGTCAGGCTGTTGGTCAACGCACCCACCGGCTCGCCCAGTCCCCACATCATGACACCAGCGGTAATCAGTGTGCCGACGATCGGAATGATGAAGATTGGCATCACCGAGCGCAGAACTTTATGCACCGGAATTTTCTTCAGATAATGCACCACGATGCCGCCGATAATCCCTGCGATCAGCGCACCAAAGAAGCCCGCGCCAAAGCTGTTACCAACCCAGGCACCGATGGCGCACGGAGCCAGCGCAGAACGTTCTGCAATGGAATAACCGATGTACGCTGCGAGGAAAGGCACCATCAGCGTCAACCCCGCAACGCCGATATCAAACAGTTTTTTTAGATTCGGATCGGCTACGGCATCCGGCACTGCGCCTTTGCCATACAACATGACGGAAACCGCCAGCAAAATACCGCCCGATACCACGAAGGGAATCATGTGTGAAACGCCCGTCATTAAATGCTGACGGGTATTTTTCAGGATCTGCACCAACTCATTCATAAGCTGCTCCCGGGCTTGTGAAAGCCCATGTCCATATTTTTGATGAAGGAAACAATAGGCAATCGCAGGCGGAGCAAACAGTGGATAAAAAGGCCATTTACTGGACTTTTGTAATATCAGTACAAAAATGCGATCCGCCTCATAACTTGCGATAACCCGGAAGCATGCCGCAGAACGGCGTCTTGTGAGACGCGTCGCAAATTGACGGTTACATTACATTTGTCCAGATTTTGGCAGATTTGTCACATGGCAGGCCGTTGCCGTGCGCTCTTATCCTGTAAACAGAAAACCGTACCGGGAGAGAGGCAATGGCCCTGATTGTGGAATTTATTTGTGAGCTACCTAACGGCGTACATGCGCGTCCGGCAAGCCACGTTGAAACGCTGTGTAATACTTTTTCATCACAAATTGAGTGGCATAACCTGCGCACTGACCGCAAGGGCAACGCCAAAAGCGCCCTTGCGCTGATTGGCACCGATACGCTGGTGGGCGATAGTTGCCAGTTACTAATTTCCGGGGCCGATGAACAGGAAGCGCATCAGCGTTTAAGCCAATGGCTGCGCGATGAATTTCCCCACTGCGACGCGCCGCTGGCGGAAGTAAAATCTGACGAACTGGAGCCGCTGCCGGTTTCATTAACCAACCTGAATCCGCGTATTATCCGCGCCCGCACCGTATGCAGTGGTAGCGCAGGCGGCATTCTGACGCCAATCTCTTCTTTAGATCTCAACGCGCTGGGTAACCTCCCCGCAACCAACGGCGTTGACGCCGAGCAATCCGCGCTGGAAAACGGCCTGACGCTGGTACTGAAAAACATTGAGTTTCGTCTGCTGGATAGCGACGGTGCTACCAGCGCGATTCTGGAAGCTCACCGATCATTAGCGAGCGATACCTCTCTACGTCAGCACTTACTGGCTGGCGTGAGCGAGGGATTAAGCTGCGCCGAAGCAATTGTTACCAGTGCAAATCACTTCTGCGAAGAGTTCGCTCGTTCCAGCAGCAGCTACCTGCAAGAACGCGCGCTGGATGTGCGCGATGTCTGCTTCCAGTTACTCCAGCAAATCTACGGCGAGAAACGCTTTCCGGCACCGGGCAAGCTAACGCAGCCCGCCATTTGTATGGCGGATGAACTGACCCCTAGCCAGTTCCTCGAACTGGATAAAAATCACCTCAAAGGATTGTTGCTCAAAAGCGGCGGCACCACCTCACACACGGTGATCCTTGCCCGTTCGTTCAACATTCCGACGCTGGTTGGTGTGGATATTGATGCCCTTACTCCGTGGCAGCATCAAACGATTTATATCGACGGCAACGCTGGGGCGATTGTGGTTGAGCCTGGAGAAGCCGTAGCCCGTTATTATCAGCAAGAAGCCCGCGTACAGAACGCCCTTCGTGAGCAACAGCGTGTCTGGCTGACCCAACAAGCCCGTACCGCTGACGGTATCCGCATTGAAATTGCCGCTAACATCGCTCACTCCGTCGAAGCGCAGGCCGCATTCGGCAATGGTGCGGAAGGCGTTGGTTTGTTCCGCACTGAAATGCTCTATATGGATCGCACCAGTGCACCGGGCGAAAGCGAGCTGTACAACATTTTTTGTCAGGCGCTGGAGTCCGCCAACGGACGCAGCATTATTGTGCGCACTATGGATATTGGCGGTGACAAACCCGTTGATTATCTGAATATTCCCGCAGAGGCAAACCCGTTCCTCGGTTATCGCGCCGTGCGTATTTATGAAGAGTACGCGTCGTTATTTACCACGCAGCTACGATCGATCCTGCGCGCCTCCGCTCATGGTAGCCTGAAAATCATGATCCCGATGATCTCTTCAATGGAAGAGATCTTATGGGTGAAAGAAAAACTGGCAGAAGCTAAACAGCAGCTGCGTAACGAACACATTCCGTTTGATGAAAAGATCCAGCTCGGTATCATGCTTGAAGTGCCGTCAGTAATGTTCATCATCGATCAATGCTGTGAAGAGATTGATTTCTTTAGTATTGGTAGTAATGATCTGACGCAATATCTGCTGGCAGTGGATCGCGATAACGCTAAGGTAACTCGTCACTACAACAGCCTGAATCCGGCATTCTTGCGGGCGCTTGATTACGCCGTGCAGGCAGTGCATCGCCAGGGCAAATGGATTGGTCTGTGCGGTGAACTTGGGGCGAAAGGTTCCGTGCTGCCGTTGCTGGTCGGTTTAGGGCTGGATGAGTTGAGCATGAGTGCACCGTCAATTCCGGCGGCGAAAGCGCGGATGGCGCAACTTGATAGCCGCGAATGCCGCCAGTTACTCAACCAGGCAATGGCCTGCCGTACTTCGCTGGAAGTGGAACACCTGCTGGCACAATTCCGCATGACGCAACAGGACGCACCGTTGGTCACCGCCGAGTGCATCACGCTGGAAAGCGACTGGCGCAGCAAAGAAGAAGTGCTCAAAGGCATGACCGATAACCTGCTGCTGGCGGGCCGCTGCCGCTATCCGCGTAAACTGGAAGCCGACTTGTGGGCGCGCGAGGCCGTTTTCTCTACCGGTCTGGGCTTTAGTTTTGCCATTCCACACAGCAAATCAGAACACATTGAGCAGTCCACCATCAGCGTGGCGCGTCTGCAAGCGCCAGTGCGCTGGGGCGATGATGAAGCACAATTCATCATTATGTTAACCCTTAACAAACACGCTGCCGGCGATCAGCATATGCGCATTTTCTCGCGCCTCGCTCGCCGCATCATGCACGAAGAATTCCGTAACGCGCTGGTTAACGCCGCCTCTGCCGACGCTATCGCCAGCCTGCTGCAACATGAACTGGAACTGTAAAAGGAAACATCATGGAACTGTATCTGGACACCGCTAACGTCGCAGAAGTCGAACGTCTGGCACGCATATTCCCGATTGCCGGGGTAACAACTAACCCGAGCATTATCGCGGCCAGCAAGGAGTCCATCTGGGAAGTGCTGCCGCGTTTGCAAAAAGCGATTGGTGATGAGGGTATTTTGTTTGCTCAGACCATGAGTCGTGACGCGCAGGGGATGGTGGAAGAAGCGAAGCGCCTGCGCGACGCCATTCCGGGCATCGTGGTGAAAATCCCGGTGACTTCCGAAGGTCTGGCTGCCATTAAGATGCTGAAAAAAGAGGGTATTACTACACTTGGCACCGCTGTATATAGCGCCGCACAAGGGTTATTAGCCGCGCTGGCAGGGGCAAAATATGTTGCTCCGTATGTTAACCGCGTCGACGCCCAGGGCGGTGACGGCATTCGTACGGTTCAGGAGCTGCAAGCGCTGTTGGAAATGCACGCGCCAGAAAGCATGGTGCTGGCTGCCAGCTTTAAAACACCGCGTCAGGCGCTGGATTGTTTGCTGGCAGGATGTGAGTCCATCACCCTACCCTTAGATGTAGCGCAACAAATGCTCAACACTCCTGCGGTAGAGTCGGCTATAGAGAAGTTTGAGCACGACTGGAATGCCGCATTTGGCACTACTCATCTCTAAAGGAGCAATTATGGACCGCATTATTCAATCACCGGGTAAATACATCCAGGGCGCAGATGTCATTAATCGTCTGGGCGAGTACCTGAAGCCGCTGGCAGAACGCTGGTTAGTGGTGGGTGACAAATTTGTTTTAGGTTTTGCTCAATCCACTGTCGAGAAAAGCTTTAAAGATGCTGGACTGGTAGTAGAAATTGCGCCGTTTGGCGGTGAATGTTCGCAAAATGAGATCGACCGTCTGCGTGGCATCGCGGAGACTGCGCAGTGTGGCGCAATTCTCGGTATCGGTGGCGGAAAAACCCTCGATACTGCCAAAGCGCTGGCACATTTCATGGGTGTTCCGGTAGCGATCGCACCGACTATTGCCTCTACCGACGCACCGTGCAGCGCGCTGTCTGTTATCTACACCGATGATGGTGAGTTTGACCGCTATTTGCTGTTGCCAAATAACCCGAATATGGTCATTGTCGACACCAAAATCGTCGCGGGCGCACCTGCACGTCTGTTAGCGGCGGGTATCGGCGATGCGCTGGCGACCTGGTTTGAAGCGCGTGCTTGCTCTCGTAGCGGTGCGACCACAATGGCGGGCGGTAAGTGTACTCAGGCAGCGCTGGCGCTGGCTGAACTGTGCTACAACACGCTGCTGGAAGAAGGCGAAAAAGCGATGCTTGCCGCCGAACAGCATGTAGTAACTCCAGCACTGGAACGCGTGATTGAAGCGAACACCTATTTGAGCGGCGTTGGCTTTGAAAGCGGTGGGCTGGCGGCGGCGCACGCGGTGCATAACGGCCTGACTGCAATCCCTGATGCCCATCACTATTATCATGGTGAAAAAGTGGCATTCGGTACGCTGACGCAGCTGGTTCTGGAAAATGCGCCGGTGGAAGAAATCGAAACCGTAGCTGCACTTAGCCATGCGGTAGGTTTGCCAATAACCCTCGCTCAACTGGATATTAAAGAAGATGTCCCGGCGAAAATGCGGATTGTGGCAGAAGCGGCATGTGCAGAAGGTGAAACCATCCACAACATGCCTGGCGGCGCGACGCCAGATCAGGTTTACGCCGCACTGCTGGTAGCCGACCAGTACGGTCAGCGTTTCCTGCAAGAGTGGGAATAATCTATGCCAAACTCCCGGCTTGTCCGGGAGTTTGAACGCAAAATTGCCTGATGCGCTACGCTTATCAGGCCTACGAAATATATGCAATGCATTGAATTTACGTGTTTTTTATGTCTGACAAGGCGTTCACGCCGCATCCGGCACTCTGTGCCATTAATCTGATACTCCCACGTTGTTCGGGAGTTTTTATCCGCTTCTGGACATTTTCTCCACAGAACAATCGTTAGCCCGGAAGGTCGAATCTGTGAATATTTTTTCACGGACGAAACAGATGAAAGCTTCACTGGCGTTGTTCAGTCTTCTGACGGTATTTACCAGTTACTCCTTAAAATCTCCCGCTGTTCCACCAACCGTGGTACAAATCCAGGCCAACACCAATCTTGCCATCGCAGACGGTGCCAGACAGCAAATTGGCAGCACGCTATTTTACGATCCGGCGTATGTGCAGCTTACTTATCCTGGCGGTGATGTCCCACAAGAACGCGGTGTATGTTCCGATGTGGTGATCCGCGCCCTGCGCAGCCAGAAGGTCGATTTGCAAAAACTGGTGCACGAAGATATGGCGAAGAATTTTGCCGATTATCCGCAAAAGTGGAAGTTAAAGCGCCCGGACAGCAACATCGATCACCGTCGGGTGCCTAATCTGGAAACCTGGTTTACCCGCCACGATAAAACGCGCCCCACCAGCAAAAACGCCAGTGACTACCAAGCGGGCGATATTGTCTCCTGGCGATTAGATAATGGGCTGGCACATATTGGGGTGGTTTCAGATGGCTTCGCCCGCGACGGTACGCCGCTGGTGATACATAACATTGGCGCAGGCGCGCAGGAAGAAGACGTGCTGTTTAGTTGGCAGATGGTGGGGCACTATCGGTATTTTGCTAAATGAGCGCTCGCCCCACCTGTAAAAAATTCAGATCCTTTTTACGCTGACGGTTTCTTTTTTCTTACGGCTCACCAGCGCCAGTGCCAGCACAATCAGCACAATGCCGCTACCTTCAACGGCCCCCGGATTTTCACCGAGCAGCCACCAGGAAAAGAGTACGCCGCAAACAGGAACTGCTAACGTGCTTAGGCTGGCGATACTGGCGGGTAAGTTTTTCAATACAAACAGCCATAAGCTCCAGGCCAGCGCTGTCGCCAGAATCGCACTGTAGGCCAGCGCCCAGAACACGGTGGGTTGCCAGTCAATTTCACGTTGCGGCACCAGTAAAGCGACCGCACTCATCACCAGCGCCGCATACAACATCTGCCAGGATGTTAACGACAATAAATCTACGCGCGGATGACGGGCGTAAAGGCGTTTAGCGACAATGGCACTCGCCCCCCAACTGACACCGGAGAGGATCGCCAGCATGGCGCTTTTCATCGAAGAGAAATTGAGTTGCCACGGCTGCAACACCAAAAATAAGCCGAAAGCGGCAATCAGAATCGCCAAATATTGCCCGCGTCGCAGGCGTTCACCGAGAAACAACGCGGCGAAAATCACCACCCAGAATGGCATGGTATAGCTCAGGATCGCCACCTTCCCCGCTCCGCCGCTCACCAGCGCCCACTGCGCCAGGCCAACCATCCCGCAGGTTTGTAACAGGGCAATGGCTAAGGTGTATTTAAAGGGCGTCGGGCGCATTCCGCGACCACGTAATAAAAGGACGATGAATAAAACGAGAGCGCCGAAAATGCAGCGTAAAGCGGTAAAGTCGAAGGCACCGATGTAGCTGGTGACTTGCTTCATGAAGATCCAGCTATAACTCCAGATAAGTGTGAGCACAACCAGGCCACTGATTGCCAGTGGGTTGCTCTTTCCTGCGGCAGACATGAGAGATCCAGTGTGTAGTTTTCCTGTGGACACTATACGCCGGTAAAAAAACTTCAGCGACTGCCAGACAGACAGTCGCTGAAGAAGGTCAGATTACAGCAGGTCGAAACGGTCGAGGTTCATCACTTTCACCCATGCCGCCACGAAGTCTTTAACAAATTTCTCGTGAGCATCACTGCTGGCATAAACTTCCGCCACCGCACGCAGGACTGAGTTAGAACCAAAGATCAGATCCGCACGGCTGGCCGTGTATTTCACTTCGCCGGTTTCACGGTCACGACCTTCGAACAGCTCTTTCGATTCGTCGGTCGCTTTCCACTCGTAACGCATATCCAGCAAGTTCACGAAGAAGTCATTGCTCAATACACCAACGCGGTCAGTGAAGACGCCATTTTTGCTGCCATCGAAGTTGGCACCCAGTACACGCATCCCGCCCACCAGCGCGGTCATTTCCGGCGCGGTCAGCGTCAGTTGCTGGGCTTTATCAATCAGCAGTGACTCAGTGGTGGAAACATCCAGACGAGCGCGGTAGTTACGGAAACCGTCAGCAATCGGCTCCAACAGCTCAAACATTTCAATGTCAGTTTGATCCTGACGCGCATCAACGCGACCCGGCGCAAACGGGACATGAATGCTCAAACCTGCGGCGCTTGCGGCTTTCTCTACGCCAACCACACCAGCCAGCACAATGATATCCGCCAGCGAAGCTTTGCCAGACTCTTTCTGAATTTTCTCCAGAACTGGCAGAGCACGAACGGCTGCGGCGTTCACATCCCAGTCGCGCTGCGGCATTAATGCCAGACGCGCACCGTTGGCACCACCACGTTTGTCGCCACCACGGAAGGTTGAAGCAGACGCCCAGGCCACCGACACCAGCTCACTAACAGACAGACCAGAATCCGCAATCGCGAATTTCAGATCGATAATATCCTGCTCGGTCGGGTTGTAGATCGGCTGCGGCAGCGGATCTTGCCAGATCAGATCTTCTTTCGGTACTTCCGGTCCGATGTAACGAGATTTCGGCCCCATATCCCTGTGCGTCAGTTTGAACCAGGCACGGGCAAAAGCTTCGTTGAACGCCTGCGGATCGTTGAGGAAGCGACGAGAGATCTTCTCGAACTCCGGATCAAAACGCAGCGTCAGGTCAGTCACCAGCATTGTCGGTTTACGTTTCTTCGACGGATCAAACGGATCCGGGATAATTTCCGGTGCGTCTACCGCTTCGAACTGGATTGCGCCAGCCGGGCTGCGAGTCTGTACCCACTCATATTTGAACAGGTTCTCGAAGAAATAGTTGCTCCACTGGGTCGGTGTCTGGGTCCAGACCACTTCCAGACCAGAGGTGATGGCATCTGCGCCAACGCCGCTGCCGTAAGTGCTCGACCAGCCTAAACCTTGTTCTTCAATCGGTGCAGCTTCTGGATCAGGACCTACGTTTGATGTCGGACCGGCACCGTGGGTTTTACCCAACGTATGACCACCCGCAATCAGCGCCACGGTTTCTTCGTCGTTCATGCCCATGTTGCCGAAGGTCGCGCGGATAGCTGCTGCCGCAGAAAGCGGTTCGCCGCTGTGATCCGGGCCTTCCGGGTTAACGTAAATCAGGCCCATCTCGGTTGCGCCCAGCGGTGCTTTCGCCAGTGCTTCCGGATGACGGTGAGTCAGCCAGGCTTTTTCATCACCCCAGTTAACGTCCAGATCCGGTTCCCAGACGTCTTCACGACCAGCACCAAAACCGAAGGTACGGAAGCCTGAGTTTTCCAGCGCCACGTTACCCGCGAGGATAAACAGGTCTGCCCAGGAGATTTTCTGACCATATTTCTGTTTGATTGGCCACAACAGACGACGCGCTTTATCGAGGCTGACGTTATCCGGCCATGAATTCAGCGGTGCAAAACGTTGCTGACCACGACCCGCGCCGCCGCGTCCGTCGATGGAACGGTAAGTACCCGCACCGTGCCAGGCCATACGAATAAACAGACCGGCGTAGCTGCCCCAGTCGGCGGGCCACCACGGTTGAGATTCTGTCAGCAGGGCTTTCAGATCTTTTTTCAGGCCGTAGTAATCTAATTTGCTGAATTCTTTGCGGTAGTCAAAGTCCTCACCCAGCGGGTTAGAACGATTAGAATGTTGGTTTAACAGGTCAACACGGAGTTGATTTGGCCACCAGTCGCGCGTGGTTGTGCCCCCACCCGCGCTCTGGTCGTGACCGCCCTGATGGAACGGGCATTTGCCAGTGGCTGTCGTGTTATGGATATCGTCTGACGTGCTCATCAATGTGCTCCCCTCTACAGTGTTACCGTTACGATACACAGCGTTAGAGAGAAGTTATAATTGAATTAATCCACGGATGCGATAGTTGAGATCTTACATATTGTTGGTTAAAGAGATGTAGATCAAATTGATCGTAATTAAGACTTTTTGATTATGTCCGATTTCGGACAAATGCTTTATAAAAAAGGTTTTAGCTTCGTATTCTTCAAGAAATGAGGGAGAAAACAAGGCTGACTACCTTATTTTCTCACTCGCATTTCGAGGCAGCATTTTGTGCTCTGTTTAAAATTTGTGATCACAGTGTGATTTTCACAAAAGGCACACTATTTATAAACCAGGACGAACACCCAGCGTATGGCAAATCGCATAACTCATTTCAGCGCGGTTAAGCGTATAGAAGTGGAAATCTTTCACTCCTTCACGGCTTAAAATCTTCACCATATCCATGGCAATATTCGCGCCCACCAGCTTGCGGGTTTCAGCGTCGTCGTCCAGCCCGTCAAACATTTGCGCCATCCACGCCGGAATACGCACGTTGGTCATGTCAGCGAATTTCTTCGCCTGTTTAAAGTTAGATACCGGCAAAATTCCCGGAATAATTTCCACATCAATACCCGCCGATACGCAGCGGTCACGAAAACGCAGGTAGCTTTCGACATCAAAGAAGAACTGAGTAATCGCGCGGTTGGCTCCGGCATCGACTTTGCGTTTCAGGTTGAGCAAATCCGCCTGAGCGCTTTTCGCTTCCGGATGTACTTCCGGATACGCCGCCACGGAGATATCGAAATCTGCCACTTCTTTTAACAGCGTCACCAGGTCAGAAGCATACATTTCCGGCTTACCGCTTCCCGGCGGCAGGTCGCCACGCAGCGCCACGATATGACGAATACCGTTATTCCAGTAGTCGCGTGCAATGGTGCGCAGCTCGTCGGGCGTCGCATCAATGCAAGTAAGATGCGGCGCCGCTTCCAGACCAGTGCGATCTTTAATGCCTTTAATAATGCTGTGCGTACGGTCGCGCTCGCCGGAGTTCGCGCCATAGGTCACCGATACAAACTTCGGTTTCAGACTGCTAAGGCGATCGATGGAGTTCCACAGGGTCTGCTCCATTTCACTGGTACGCGGCGGGAA
The nucleotide sequence above comes from Escherichia coli. Encoded proteins:
- the metF gene encoding methylenetetrahydrofolate reductase, which gives rise to MSFFHASQRDALNQSLAEVQGQINVSFEFFPPRTSEMEQTLWNSIDRLSSLKPKFVSVTYGANSGERDRTHSIIKGIKDRTGLEAAPHLTCIDATPDELRTIARDYWNNGIRHIVALRGDLPPGSGKPEMYASDLVTLLKEVADFDISVAAYPEVHPEAKSAQADLLNLKRKVDAGANRAITQFFFDVESYLRFRDRCVSAGIDVEIIPGILPVSNFKQAKKFADMTNVRIPAWMAQMFDGLDDDAETRKLVGANIAMDMVKILSREGVKDFHFYTLNRAEMSYAICHTLGVRPGL